The Wolbachia endosymbiont of Ctenocephalides felis wCfeT genome includes a region encoding these proteins:
- the tsaB gene encoding tRNA (adenosine(37)-N6)-threonylcarbamoyltransferase complex dimerization subunit type 1 TsaB produces the protein MSILAISTIGHGSSIAIVDYDGNCFVEHNSASNNHAESFFQILDTLFSKHNYNYDKIDHLAVVVGPGSFTGIRVVIAAAKGISLATNKPLYGVSALEVQAYAMSLLCEDNRGNIRATVENATQLFDCNLLPLSEPEVIDKGITQTLNAGHAGLLVRHRLMHKQELSKAKALYLNEPEYIRSP, from the coding sequence ATGTCTATTCTTGCAATCAGCACTATAGGTCATGGCAGTTCAATAGCAATAGTTGACTATGACGGTAATTGTTTTGTAGAGCACAATTCTGCTAGCAATAATCATGCAGAATCATTTTTTCAAATTCTAGATACTTTATTTAGTAAGCATAATTATAATTATGACAAAATAGATCATTTAGCAGTTGTGGTAGGGCCGGGAAGCTTTACTGGAATTAGAGTCGTTATAGCAGCTGCAAAAGGCATAAGTCTTGCAACAAATAAGCCTTTATATGGGGTTAGTGCACTAGAAGTGCAAGCATATGCGATGTCGTTGCTTTGTGAAGATAATAGAGGAAATATTAGGGCTACTGTTGAAAATGCAACACAGTTGTTTGATTGCAATTTGTTACCACTATCAGAACCGGAAGTAATCGATAAAGGTATTACACAAACGTTAAACGCCGGCCACGCAGGATTGCTGGTACGTCACAGGTTAATGCATAAACAAGAGTTAAGTAAAGCTAAGGCGCTGTATTTAAATGAGCCTGAATACATAAGATCTCCATAA
- the recJ gene encoding single-stranded-DNA-specific exonuclease RecJ translates to MLLDIEKRSVTNALWKLQEVDQREVLTLIQRFELPEMLARILVARGVNVENASDFLYPLIRSLLPDPFHLLDMDKAVSRIVKAVNSNENIAIFGDYDVDGATSSALINRYLKEIGVNSIIYIPDRVDEGYGLNVNALLQLKKNGTDLCISVDCGTLAYKPIEDAQGFGLDIIVIDHHIGTEKLPSAVAIVNPNRLDEDSPHKNLAAVGVSFLLVVALNKSLREQGFFTNKKEPELFDLLDLVALGTICDVMQITGLNRALVSQGLKVMSARKNVGLRTLFDTLGVLEKPSVSRLGFGVGPCINAGGRIGEASLGAKLLSTDDEEAAHSIALKLIDLNNARKVLENEAILEAAAQAERSSANFIMVSGNWHQGIIGIVASRLKEQFHLPTIVISLSNGVGKASCRSAVGIDIGAAVLSAKFTNLIIEGGGHAMAAGFSIEESKINDLHNFFTERFSNFTSEKTLKADGVITAKAINMSLLNQLQRLEPFGPGNPEPRFIIQGAKIRKPEIVGADHIKCFIVDDNVMVRAIAFRSVNTPLGYAIMQGNVKAILGKISVNYWNGNEFVQFLIEDALTLE, encoded by the coding sequence ATGCTCCTTGATATTGAGAAACGCAGCGTAACGAATGCTTTGTGGAAGCTGCAAGAAGTGGACCAAAGGGAAGTTTTAACTCTCATTCAGAGGTTTGAGCTACCAGAGATGTTAGCAAGGATATTAGTTGCACGTGGTGTTAATGTAGAAAATGCCAGTGATTTTCTATATCCACTAATCAGGTCGCTATTGCCAGATCCCTTTCATCTTCTTGATATGGATAAAGCTGTTTCTCGCATAGTAAAGGCGGTAAATAGCAATGAGAATATAGCAATCTTCGGCGACTATGATGTTGATGGTGCAACATCATCAGCGTTGATTAACAGATATCTTAAAGAGATTGGTGTAAATTCCATAATTTACATTCCAGATCGGGTTGATGAGGGCTATGGATTAAATGTTAATGCTTTGTTGCAATTGAAAAAAAATGGAACAGATCTGTGCATTTCCGTTGACTGTGGCACTCTTGCATATAAACCAATAGAGGATGCGCAAGGCTTTGGTCTTGATATCATAGTGATTGACCACCACATTGGCACAGAAAAGCTACCAAGCGCTGTAGCAATCGTGAATCCAAATCGACTTGATGAGGATTCTCCGCATAAAAATCTTGCAGCAGTGGGAGTATCATTTTTATTGGTTGTTGCTCTTAATAAGAGCCTACGTGAGCAGGGATTTTTTACTAATAAAAAAGAGCCAGAATTGTTTGATTTATTAGATTTAGTGGCTCTTGGTACTATTTGTGATGTGATGCAAATTACTGGTCTAAATAGGGCATTAGTCTCTCAAGGGTTAAAGGTAATGTCAGCAAGGAAAAATGTTGGCTTACGTACTTTATTTGATACGCTGGGCGTTTTAGAAAAGCCAAGCGTCTCTCGGCTGGGGTTTGGCGTTGGACCATGCATAAATGCCGGAGGGAGAATCGGAGAAGCATCACTTGGCGCAAAATTACTTTCTACTGATGATGAAGAGGCAGCACATTCAATTGCATTAAAATTAATAGATTTGAACAATGCAAGAAAAGTGCTTGAAAATGAGGCTATTTTAGAAGCTGCAGCTCAAGCAGAAAGGTCAAGTGCGAACTTTATAATGGTGAGTGGTAATTGGCATCAGGGGATAATTGGCATTGTTGCGTCAAGATTAAAAGAGCAATTTCACTTACCGACAATAGTGATATCTTTAAGCAATGGAGTAGGAAAGGCAAGTTGTAGATCAGCTGTTGGAATTGATATCGGTGCTGCAGTGCTTTCTGCAAAATTTACGAATTTAATCATTGAAGGTGGCGGCCATGCTATGGCAGCGGGGTTTTCAATCGAAGAAAGTAAAATAAATGATTTGCATAATTTTTTCACTGAAAGATTTTCAAATTTTACCAGTGAAAAAACTTTAAAAGCTGATGGTGTAATAACTGCTAAGGCAATAAACATGTCGTTATTGAATCAATTGCAGCGCTTAGAACCTTTCGGACCTGGTAATCCTGAGCCAAGGTTCATTATTCAGGGAGCAAAAATAAGAAAGCCTGAAATTGTAGGAGCTGATCATATTAAGTGCTTTATTGTCGATGATAATGTTATGGTCAGAGCTATTGCTTTCCGTTCTGTGAACACTCCACTTGGCTATGCTATCATGCAAGGTAATGTTAAAGCTATTTTAGGTAAAATCTCTGTAAATTACTGGAATGGTAACGAGTTCGTGCAGTTTTTAATAGAAGATGCGTTAACTCTTGAATAA
- the holA gene encoding DNA polymerase III subunit delta, with translation MKITPSKVKKFLEKPNNLNGVLIYGSDSSRVDFYVQEVITHLIDYSVHTMDFAVANKSPGLLFAELANVSMFTSRKLIKLINVGSSISKELKSVLEYNMGDHYVMLIANDLPYNSATKGYIEGSQSFGVIACYKDSNSNLCDIISGYLKQNDVKHTSEVVYHLQSYFNRSKLPIYSELEKLVLYLGKRKDLKLTDIELCFSTSGNDYATLDSLCAAIASKDVARFFQISDILISQENFVPIALIRIISNYLLRIENALLLIKGGISEQAAIDQLNPPIFFKQLQSFKSHLKIFQLSELKRILEKLVNLEIMCKNTDLDHTMLFQQEVCRILSS, from the coding sequence ATGAAGATCACGCCATCAAAGGTCAAAAAATTTCTAGAGAAGCCGAATAACTTAAATGGTGTGTTAATTTATGGAAGTGATAGCAGCAGGGTTGACTTTTATGTACAAGAGGTAATTACTCATTTAATTGATTATTCAGTTCATACAATGGACTTTGCGGTGGCAAATAAATCCCCAGGTTTATTGTTTGCTGAGCTGGCGAATGTTTCCATGTTTACCAGTAGGAAATTAATCAAGCTGATAAATGTAGGATCTAGCATATCTAAAGAGTTAAAGAGTGTACTGGAATACAACATGGGTGATCATTATGTAATGCTAATAGCAAATGATCTTCCTTATAATTCTGCAACTAAAGGTTACATAGAGGGCTCGCAAAGTTTTGGTGTAATTGCATGCTATAAGGATAGCAATAGCAATCTCTGTGATATCATCTCGGGCTATTTAAAGCAAAATGATGTAAAACATACAAGTGAAGTAGTCTACCATTTACAATCTTATTTTAACCGTAGCAAACTGCCTATATATTCAGAACTTGAAAAGTTAGTTTTGTACTTAGGAAAAAGAAAAGACCTCAAGCTCACCGATATAGAGTTATGCTTTTCAACCTCTGGTAACGACTATGCTACACTTGACAGTTTATGTGCTGCTATAGCAAGTAAAGATGTTGCACGCTTTTTTCAGATTTCTGATATCTTGATATCGCAAGAAAATTTTGTGCCGATAGCACTCATTCGTATCATATCAAACTATCTCTTGCGTATTGAAAATGCTTTACTATTAATAAAAGGAGGAATAAGTGAGCAGGCTGCAATTGACCAGTTAAATCCTCCAATATTTTTTAAACAATTGCAAAGCTTTAAATCCCATCTAAAAATTTTTCAACTTTCAGAGCTTAAAAGGATTTTAGAAAAGCTAGTAAATCTAGAAATCATGTGTAAAAACACCGATTTAGATCATACAATGCTTTTTCAACAAGAAGTATGTAGAATATTATCGTCTTAG
- a CDS encoding TrbC/VirB2 family protein → MNSSIKKILSIFFIILLITFPHIGSSANGSGNTGNTGNQGNTIAQIICNVISYIHGIGVPLITVTMIVMVLLMMFGKMAWPALVAFMLCTGVFFSAATLISKLAPGMSTISCCPAGQTYNLADGVCK, encoded by the coding sequence ATGAATTCCTCAATCAAGAAAATTCTTAGTATTTTTTTTATAATATTATTAATCACCTTTCCTCATATAGGCAGCAGTGCTAACGGCAGTGGTAATACAGGCAATACAGGTAATCAAGGTAATACAATTGCTCAGATAATATGCAATGTTATTTCCTATATTCATGGCATAGGAGTACCTTTAATAACTGTTACTATGATAGTTATGGTTCTTCTCATGATGTTTGGTAAAATGGCATGGCCAGCTCTTGTTGCATTCATGCTTTGCACTGGTGTATTTTTTAGTGCTGCTACACTTATTTCCAAATTAGCACCAGGCATGTCAACTATTTCCTGTTGTCCTGCCGGCCAAACATATAATCTGGCCGATGGCGTGTGCAAATAA
- the lgt gene encoding prolipoprotein diacylglyceryl transferase, protein MSLSPVIFSIGPVSVYWYSLAYVLGIVFAYWYLHKLDDQKIFTKNFYDSLLTATIIGIILGGRLGYVLIYDLASYVQNPIDILKTWEGGMSFHGGAIGVLLAVIISCKRHNIPIFYTLDLISCGIPVGLFLGRIGNFINGELFGRVTTMPWGMVFLESGDNLLRHPSQLYEAFCEGLLLFVITNLLFFMTRIRLYHGALAGVAVTWYGVVRFAMEFFREPDYQIGYLWLDLTMGQLLSIPMILFGVYFSALNLRKSVA, encoded by the coding sequence ATGTCTTTAAGTCCGGTAATTTTCAGCATTGGTCCTGTTTCTGTGTATTGGTATTCTCTAGCATATGTCTTGGGTATTGTGTTTGCGTATTGGTATCTACATAAACTAGATGATCAAAAAATATTCACTAAGAATTTTTATGATTCACTACTCACTGCAACCATTATAGGAATTATACTTGGAGGTAGGCTTGGTTATGTACTGATATATGACCTGGCTTCATATGTACAAAATCCTATTGATATACTAAAGACCTGGGAGGGTGGGATGTCGTTTCATGGTGGTGCTATAGGGGTTTTGCTTGCAGTGATAATTTCATGCAAAAGGCATAATATTCCTATATTTTATACACTTGATCTAATTTCCTGCGGAATTCCTGTAGGTTTATTTTTAGGTCGTATAGGTAATTTCATAAATGGAGAATTGTTTGGTAGGGTAACAACTATGCCGTGGGGTATGGTTTTTCTGGAAAGTGGCGATAATTTGCTGCGTCATCCAAGTCAATTGTACGAGGCATTTTGTGAAGGTTTATTGCTTTTTGTTATTACAAATCTACTATTTTTTATGACAAGAATCAGGCTATATCATGGTGCATTAGCTGGTGTTGCTGTAACGTGGTATGGAGTAGTGCGTTTTGCAATGGAGTTTTTTCGTGAACCGGATTATCAGATTGGCTATTTGTGGCTTGATTTAACAATGGGGCAGTTGCTTTCAATACCTATGATTCTGTTTGGAGTATATTTTAGTGCATTGAATTTAAGAAAATCGGTAGCATAA
- the lpdA gene encoding dihydrolipoyl dehydrogenase, with amino-acid sequence MSDYDITVIGSGPGGYIAAIRAAQLGFKTAIIEKEKSLGGVCLNWGCIPTKSLLRASEVYGLIKRSEEFGIKVKDASFDIESIVKYSRNVVDKLSGSVAYLMKKNNIKVYQGCGKLAGNNTVKITNDSGEQEISSKHIILATGVRARNLPGIEVDGKLIWNAQHAMMSDKLPKSLLIVGSGAIGVEFASFYNTLGVDVTIVEIKENILPLEDKDVSDLAQEVFTKQGIKIYTHSSIKTLTKNQDSVKVELSNGENREFDRVIVAVGIQPNTENIGLENTKVKLHSSGFIEANGWYETNEQNVYAIGDVAGPPCLAHKASHEAVICVEKIAGKNPHALEKECIPNCTYSHPQIASVGLTDEQAIKNGHDIKVGKFHSNFNGKSIALSETEGLVKTIIDKKTGELLGAHMIGVEVTELISNFVIAKQLEGTDFDIKSTIFPHPTIAEMIHESILAADDESLNS; translated from the coding sequence ATGAGCGATTACGATATTACAGTTATAGGAAGTGGTCCTGGCGGTTACATAGCCGCAATCAGAGCAGCACAACTTGGGTTTAAAACTGCAATTATTGAAAAAGAAAAGAGTTTAGGTGGCGTATGCCTAAATTGGGGATGCATACCAACAAAATCGCTGCTTAGGGCATCTGAAGTTTACGGGCTGATAAAAAGATCAGAAGAGTTTGGCATAAAAGTAAAAGACGCAAGTTTTGACATAGAATCAATAGTGAAATATTCAAGAAATGTAGTTGATAAATTATCAGGTAGTGTTGCCTATTTAATGAAGAAGAATAACATTAAAGTTTATCAAGGCTGTGGCAAACTTGCAGGTAATAATACTGTAAAGATCACCAATGACTCAGGAGAACAAGAAATCTCTTCTAAGCATATTATTTTAGCAACAGGTGTTAGAGCAAGGAATTTGCCTGGTATAGAAGTGGATGGAAAGCTAATATGGAATGCGCAGCATGCTATGATGTCGGACAAACTACCAAAGTCATTGCTTATTGTGGGATCTGGTGCAATTGGAGTGGAATTTGCAAGTTTTTATAACACTTTAGGTGTTGACGTCACAATTGTAGAAATAAAGGAAAATATCTTACCACTGGAAGATAAGGACGTCTCAGACTTAGCACAAGAAGTGTTTACCAAACAGGGAATAAAAATATATACACACAGCAGCATCAAGACCCTCACTAAAAATCAAGATTCCGTTAAAGTTGAGCTGAGCAATGGTGAAAATAGAGAATTTGATAGAGTGATTGTTGCAGTTGGCATTCAGCCAAATACTGAGAATATAGGCTTAGAAAACACAAAAGTAAAATTACACTCTTCTGGTTTCATTGAGGCCAATGGGTGGTATGAAACCAATGAGCAAAATGTATATGCAATCGGTGATGTAGCAGGTCCTCCATGTTTAGCGCATAAAGCAAGCCATGAAGCAGTAATATGTGTTGAAAAGATTGCGGGTAAAAATCCTCATGCACTGGAAAAGGAATGCATACCAAATTGCACCTATTCTCATCCACAAATAGCAAGCGTTGGCCTTACTGATGAACAAGCAATTAAAAATGGACATGATATCAAAGTAGGAAAATTTCACTCTAATTTTAATGGTAAATCTATTGCACTTAGCGAAACTGAAGGGCTGGTAAAAACGATTATAGATAAAAAAACCGGAGAGCTTCTTGGCGCTCATATGATAGGGGTGGAAGTTACAGAGTTAATTAGTAACTTCGTTATCGCAAAACAACTGGAAGGAACAGATTTTGATATAAAATCTACTATTTTCCCTCATCCAACCATTGCAGAGATGATTCATGAATCAATTCTCGCTGCAGATGACGAATCTTTAAACAGTTGA
- a CDS encoding pyruvate dehydrogenase complex E1 component subunit beta, with protein MATLSVREALCMAIREEMLADPDVFIMGEEVAEYDGAYKVTKGLLKEFGENRVIDTPITEHGFAGLAIGAAFAGLKPIVEFMTFNFSMQAIDQIINSAAKTNYMSGGQLGCPIVFRGPNGAAARVAAQHSQCFASWYSHVPGLKVIAPYFASDCRGLLKSAIRDPNPVIFLENEIAYGHEHEISDSELSNKDYLIEIGKAEVIREGKDVTITAFSLKIMDALSAAELLASEGIEAEVIDLKTLRPLDTETVINSVKKTNRLVSVEEGWPFAGIGAELSAVVMEQGFDYLDAPVVRVTGKDVPLPYAANLEKKALPQTEDIAEAVREVCFRRK; from the coding sequence ATGGCGACCTTAAGTGTAAGAGAAGCTCTATGCATGGCAATTAGAGAAGAAATGCTAGCTGATCCTGATGTATTCATTATGGGTGAAGAAGTCGCAGAATATGATGGTGCTTATAAAGTCACAAAAGGATTGCTCAAAGAATTTGGAGAAAATAGGGTGATTGACACTCCTATAACTGAACATGGTTTTGCAGGTCTTGCAATTGGGGCAGCATTTGCTGGATTAAAGCCAATAGTTGAATTTATGACTTTTAATTTTTCCATGCAGGCTATTGATCAAATTATAAATTCTGCGGCAAAGACAAACTATATGTCAGGTGGGCAACTTGGATGTCCAATAGTGTTTCGTGGACCAAATGGTGCTGCAGCAAGGGTTGCTGCGCAACACTCGCAATGCTTTGCGTCTTGGTATTCGCATGTGCCTGGATTGAAAGTCATAGCTCCTTATTTTGCTTCTGATTGCAGAGGTTTGCTAAAATCTGCAATTCGTGATCCGAATCCAGTGATATTTTTAGAAAATGAAATAGCTTATGGACATGAACACGAAATTTCTGACTCAGAATTATCAAATAAAGACTATTTGATAGAAATAGGCAAAGCTGAAGTTATAAGAGAAGGAAAAGACGTTACTATAACTGCTTTTTCACTGAAGATAATGGATGCTTTAAGTGCAGCAGAGTTACTGGCTAGTGAAGGCATAGAAGCTGAAGTTATTGATTTAAAAACTTTAAGGCCACTTGACACTGAAACAGTGATTAATTCTGTCAAAAAAACTAATAGGTTAGTAAGTGTTGAAGAAGGATGGCCATTTGCAGGAATAGGAGCAGAACTTTCAGCAGTTGTGATGGAGCAAGGGTTTGATTACCTTGATGCGCCAGTTGTGCGTGTGACTGGCAAGGATGTTCCACTTCCTTATGCTGCAAATCTGGAAAAAAAGGCATTGCCACAAACAGAAGACATAGCTGAAGCTGTGCGTGAGGTTTGCTTTAGGAGAAAATGA
- a CDS encoding alanine:cation symporter family protein, producing MKFALLLPTVLLILIAGIYLSIKLKWLQVFRLPYALSLLGAKRGENKFSSIAALFTILGGNLGVGNISGTAIALKTGGPGFILWMMIIIVITSVIKYVTCYLSIKNREEKNGRFIGGPITYMADAFNSKKATFIFLVIMMTASITVGNLVQVNSLSIPLSMIDVPVIVGGIVMAVIFFMVAGLSLKKIKIVISAMIPIMTVSYLSVCGIILFKYSENIYPSMQLIVKNFLTISSFSSGLSLSLILEILAIVQVGTLRGIFATDIGLGLEGIVHSSITPKKNNNKFIIEQSLITIISPFIVALIAFVTTMVLLVTDSWLTDLESTNMCIFAFKKATNFSYIGYLIMAIMFCFAFTTIFTWFFCSKQTIRYISMNNKYTKVWLVIFATIIPFGAIGEVRLLWNIADISIAALLFINIIAILRLTYKDPEVFVMSSRYLKLSTKTAR from the coding sequence ATGAAGTTTGCTTTACTACTGCCAACAGTATTATTGATATTAATTGCTGGCATTTACCTGTCGATCAAATTGAAATGGTTACAGGTATTTAGGTTGCCGTACGCTCTCTCACTGCTTGGAGCTAAAAGAGGCGAAAATAAATTTTCTTCTATAGCTGCCTTATTCACAATTTTAGGTGGAAATTTAGGGGTAGGAAATATTTCAGGGACAGCAATTGCTCTCAAAACCGGAGGACCTGGCTTTATATTGTGGATGATGATAATTATCGTCATAACTTCTGTAATAAAATATGTTACTTGCTACTTGAGCATAAAAAACAGAGAAGAAAAGAATGGAAGGTTTATAGGTGGTCCCATAACCTATATGGCCGATGCATTTAATTCCAAAAAAGCTACATTTATATTCCTAGTTATAATGATGACAGCCTCAATAACTGTCGGCAATCTTGTTCAGGTAAATTCTCTATCAATACCACTTAGCATGATAGATGTACCTGTGATTGTTGGCGGAATTGTAATGGCCGTAATATTTTTTATGGTTGCTGGTTTGAGCTTAAAAAAAATTAAGATTGTTATATCAGCAATGATACCAATAATGACGGTGAGTTATCTTTCTGTTTGCGGAATTATATTGTTTAAATACAGTGAGAATATTTATCCTTCAATGCAGCTAATAGTTAAAAATTTTCTCACAATCAGCAGCTTTAGCTCAGGTTTATCTCTCAGTTTAATTTTAGAAATACTAGCTATTGTCCAAGTGGGAACTTTGCGTGGTATTTTTGCAACAGATATAGGACTTGGCCTTGAAGGAATTGTCCATTCTTCAATTACTCCAAAAAAAAATAATAATAAATTTATTATTGAACAAAGCCTAATCACAATAATATCGCCGTTTATAGTTGCACTCATAGCATTTGTTACCACAATGGTGCTACTTGTTACAGATTCCTGGCTGACCGATTTAGAGAGCACTAACATGTGTATATTTGCTTTTAAAAAGGCAACTAATTTTTCCTACATTGGCTATTTAATTATGGCTATAATGTTTTGTTTTGCTTTTACAACCATTTTTACTTGGTTTTTCTGCTCAAAACAAACAATACGCTATATATCAATGAATAATAAGTATACCAAAGTTTGGCTTGTAATTTTCGCTACAATCATTCCTTTTGGTGCAATAGGTGAGGTTCGGTTGTTATGGAATATTGCTGATATTTCAATCGCTGCTTTATTGTTTATCAATATAATAGCTATACTAAGACTCACATACAAAGATCCGGAAGTATTTGTTATGAGTAGCAGGTATTTGAAGCTAAGTACAAAAACGGCAAGGTAA
- the rsmA gene encoding 16S rRNA (adenine(1518)-N(6)/adenine(1519)-N(6))-dimethyltransferase RsmA has translation MEKFSSRPKKSLGQNFILSDKITKRIVDLSGDLENFNVIEIGPGYGALTKEILACNPKSLLAIEKDTNLVKHHAQLVNKYQGKYKIIEEDVLCVKEEELVECPVKVIANLPYNISVALFLKWLNKIKFFTSLTLMFQKEVADRITAKPNSKDYGSLSILSQLLCDIKKEFELGPEEFFPQPKVYSAVITVHPLPAKRFAVDLDVLTKLTRTAFSQRRKMLRNSLPHITQDILKNAKLTGSERPENLTIEQFCFLANFF, from the coding sequence ATGGAAAAATTTTCATCAAGACCTAAAAAAAGCCTAGGTCAAAATTTCATCCTATCAGATAAAATAACGAAAAGAATAGTTGATTTATCTGGTGATTTGGAGAATTTTAACGTAATTGAAATTGGTCCTGGATATGGTGCATTAACAAAGGAAATACTGGCATGCAATCCGAAATCTTTGTTAGCTATAGAAAAAGACACTAATCTAGTGAAACATCATGCTCAATTGGTAAATAAATATCAAGGAAAGTATAAAATTATAGAGGAAGATGTTCTTTGTGTGAAGGAAGAAGAACTAGTAGAGTGTCCAGTCAAGGTTATTGCGAATTTACCTTACAATATCTCAGTAGCATTGTTCTTGAAGTGGTTAAACAAAATAAAATTTTTTACAAGCTTAACGTTAATGTTCCAAAAAGAAGTAGCAGATCGCATTACAGCAAAGCCCAATTCCAAAGATTACGGTTCCCTATCAATATTAAGCCAGCTACTATGTGATATAAAGAAAGAATTTGAACTTGGGCCTGAGGAATTTTTTCCACAACCAAAAGTATATTCTGCAGTTATTACAGTACATCCATTGCCTGCCAAAAGATTTGCAGTCGATTTAGATGTTCTAACCAAGCTGACTCGGACCGCTTTTTCTCAAAGAAGGAAAATGCTAAGAAACAGCTTACCTCATATCACGCAAGATATTCTCAAAAATGCTAAATTAACCGGAAGCGAACGACCAGAAAACTTAACTATTGAGCAGTTTTGTTTTCTGGCAAATTTTTTCTAA
- a CDS encoding GNAT family N-acetyltransferase: MDTKKLLKRFCRLYMIKIRLLEEQDICKIVAKFRENDWIKPALTFETYLEEQQLGERIAWVAECNSEFAGYVTLKWCSEYKSFQDKNIPEVMDLNVLPKFRNRGVGSVLLETAEKEAEKRNDAVGLGVGLYADYGNAQKLYVKRGYVPDGCGITYKYQCVNPDATVQLDDDLVLWLIKKLR, from the coding sequence ATGGATACAAAGAAACTGCTGAAAAGATTTTGCAGATTATACATGATTAAAATAAGACTGCTTGAAGAGCAAGATATTTGTAAAATAGTTGCAAAATTCAGAGAAAATGACTGGATAAAACCAGCCTTAACATTTGAAACATACTTAGAAGAGCAGCAGCTAGGTGAACGTATTGCCTGGGTGGCGGAGTGCAATAGTGAATTTGCCGGATATGTAACACTGAAGTGGTGTTCAGAGTATAAATCTTTTCAGGACAAGAATATACCAGAAGTCATGGATTTAAATGTATTACCTAAATTTAGAAACAGAGGGGTTGGGTCAGTGTTACTAGAAACTGCAGAAAAAGAAGCTGAAAAACGTAATGATGCAGTTGGATTGGGTGTTGGTCTCTATGCTGATTATGGAAATGCTCAAAAACTTTACGTGAAAAGAGGATACGTTCCAGACGGTTGTGGCATCACATACAAATACCAATGTGTTAATCCTGACGCTACAGTTCAACTTGATGATGATTTAGTACTTTGGCTTATAAAGAAATTAAGGTGA
- the smpB gene encoding SsrA-binding protein SmpB, producing the protein MEIIAENRKARFEYFILEEFEAGMVLLGSEVKSLRERKANISDAYVIEKNSEIWLHNMHIAEYKSANKKNHKPKRERKLLLHKKEINKLIGQIKTAGITVVPLSIYFNDKGLAKAKIAIVKGKKLYDKRATIKQREWDREKSRLSKNDV; encoded by the coding sequence ATGGAAATTATTGCAGAAAATAGAAAAGCAAGATTTGAGTATTTCATTTTAGAGGAATTTGAAGCTGGTATGGTTTTATTAGGCAGTGAGGTAAAGTCACTGAGAGAAAGAAAAGCAAATATTTCTGATGCTTACGTGATTGAGAAGAATAGTGAAATATGGCTGCATAACATGCATATTGCAGAGTATAAGTCTGCGAATAAAAAAAATCATAAGCCAAAAAGAGAACGTAAATTACTTTTGCATAAAAAAGAAATAAACAAGTTAATTGGTCAAATTAAAACTGCTGGTATAACTGTTGTGCCGCTTTCTATCTATTTTAATGATAAAGGATTGGCAAAAGCTAAAATTGCTATTGTAAAAGGAAAGAAACTTTATGATAAGAGAGCAACTATAAAACAGCGAGAGTGGGATCGTGAAAAAAGTAGGCTTTCCAAGAATGATGTGTAG